The proteins below come from a single Afipia felis ATCC 53690 genomic window:
- a CDS encoding DUF2842 domain-containing protein: protein MKIRTRKFIGTIGLLVLVVVWSLLGMAIAQTPWLAASRLAQGIFYVVAGLGWVLPAMPLISWMARPDIPTT from the coding sequence ATGAAGATCAGAACACGCAAATTCATCGGAACCATAGGCCTGCTCGTTCTCGTCGTGGTGTGGTCGCTGCTCGGCATGGCGATCGCGCAGACGCCGTGGCTGGCCGCCTCCCGGCTCGCGCAAGGCATTTTCTATGTGGTTGCGGGCCTGGGCTGGGTTCTGCCCGCCATGCCATTGATTTCATGGATGGCGCGCCCGGATATACCTACCACCTGA